One stretch of Tepidibacter hydrothermalis DNA includes these proteins:
- a CDS encoding FAD-dependent oxidoreductase, producing MKVAVIGCTHAGTASILNVAKLYPDAEITVYERNDTISFLSCGIALYVGGVIKDPNGLFYSSPEELKKLGVTTKMSHDVLEVNTDEKKLKVRNLKTNEEFEDKFDKLIITTGSWPIVPNIEGIDLENILLSKNFYHSNTIIEKAKNSKNIVVVGAGYIGVELVEAFEMNKKNVTLIDSQDRILSKYLDKEYTDTAENAFLDHGVKLALGETVNRFEGKDGRVSKVITSKGEYEADLVILCIGFKPNTKLFEKQIEMLDNGAIIVDEYMRTSKEDVYAAGDCCAIIYNPTGEHGYIPLATNAVRMGTLVARNLVKPTTRYMGTQGTSGIKIYEHNIASTGLTENYAKELGIDIDTVTVEDNYRPEFMPTYDLAKLKVVYEKESRIILGAQIISKTDLTQCINTISVCIQNKMTIDELAFIDFFFQPHFNKPWNLLNLAGLSAE from the coding sequence ATGAAAGTAGCTGTTATTGGTTGTACACATGCAGGTACAGCATCAATATTAAATGTTGCAAAGTTATACCCAGATGCAGAAATAACTGTGTATGAAAGAAATGATACAATATCGTTCTTATCTTGTGGTATTGCACTATATGTGGGAGGGGTAATTAAAGACCCAAACGGTTTATTTTATTCTTCACCTGAGGAACTAAAAAAATTAGGTGTAACTACTAAAATGTCTCATGACGTATTAGAAGTAAACACAGATGAAAAGAAACTTAAAGTTCGTAATTTAAAAACAAATGAAGAATTTGAGGATAAATTCGATAAGTTAATAATAACCACAGGATCATGGCCGATAGTTCCAAACATAGAGGGAATAGATTTAGAAAATATATTATTATCAAAGAATTTTTATCATTCAAATACAATTATTGAAAAAGCAAAAAATTCTAAGAATATAGTTGTAGTAGGTGCTGGATATATAGGAGTTGAATTGGTAGAGGCATTTGAAATGAATAAAAAGAATGTAACATTAATTGATAGTCAAGATCGTATTTTAAGTAAATACTTAGATAAAGAATATACAGATACAGCAGAAAATGCATTTTTAGATCACGGCGTAAAATTAGCTCTAGGAGAAACTGTAAATAGATTTGAAGGAAAAGATGGTAGAGTTTCAAAGGTAATTACATCAAAAGGTGAATATGAAGCTGATTTAGTAATATTATGTATTGGATTTAAACCAAATACTAAGTTATTTGAAAAGCAAATTGAGATGTTAGATAATGGAGCTATTATAGTTGACGAATATATGAGAACAAGCAAAGAAGACGTATATGCAGCTGGAGATTGTTGTGCAATTATATATAATCCAACAGGAGAACATGGATATATTCCATTAGCTACAAATGCAGTTCGTATGGGAACATTAGTTGCTAGAAATTTAGTAAAGCCTACAACTAGATACATGGGAACTCAAGGAACTTCTGGAATTAAGATATATGAACATAATATTGCATCTACTGGATTAACTGAAAATTATGCTAAAGAATTAGGAATTGATATTGATACAGTGACAGTTGAAGATAATTATCGACCAGAATTTATGCCTACGTATGACTTAGCAAAACTAAAAGTAGTTTACGAAAAAGAATCTAGAATAATTCTAGGAGCTCAAATTATTTCAAAGACAGATTTAACTCAATGTATAAATACAATATCTGTTTGCATTCAAAATAAAATGACAATAGATGAATTGGCATTTATTGACTTTTTCTTTCAACCACATTTTAATAAGCCATGGAATTTATTGAATTTAGCAGGATTGAGTGCTGAATAA
- a CDS encoding RrF2 family transcriptional regulator — translation MKITQEADYALRIILFLCQISSGERVEARVISESENITLRFSLKILRKLTKKDLVKSFRGVKGGYMLNKDPKDITLREVVEAIDGPIYVNRCLHDEEYCNMKRTNTCKIHKALAKIQKTLREELEKVTFKELLKEKD, via the coding sequence TTATGCATTAAGAATAATATTGTTCCTTTGTCAAATATCATCTGGGGAAAGAGTAGAAGCCAGAGTAATTTCGGAGAGTGAGAATATAACTTTAAGATTTTCGTTAAAAATCCTAAGAAAACTTACAAAGAAAGATTTAGTCAAATCTTTTAGAGGTGTAAAGGGTGGCTATATGTTAAACAAAGATCCTAAAGATATAACTTTAAGAGAAGTAGTTGAAGCTATAGATGGTCCTATATATGTTAATAGATGCTTGCATGATGAAGAATACTGCAATATGAAAAGAACTAATACCTGTAAAATTCATAAAGCTTTAGCTAAGATTCAAAAGACTTTACGTGAAGAACTTGAAAAGGTAACTTTTAAAGAGTTATTAAAAGAGAAAGATTAA
- a CDS encoding Clo7bot family Cys-rich peptide, translating to MKFIVKPQKKYKCGYCFSCSTNCGNYCVTQVICTYYIINKRR from the coding sequence ATGAAATTTATAGTTAAGCCTCAAAAAAAATACAAATGTGGATATTGTTTTTCATGTTCAACCAACTGCGGCAACTATTGTGTAACACAAGTAATATGTACATATTACATTATAAATAAAAGGAGGTGA
- a CDS encoding GNAT family N-acetyltransferase, which translates to MDEQIVVKEASIEDSSQIHNLWKKLSYDHFKKDEYLDKEINIDHVTQAMYEDIIKNPTCKIFAAFDEDKIVGYIETWIKQPGDDFYIDKYAYILHCYIDKESRGLKIANKLYYAMENFVKKQGIKYIHADVYEHNKKFKNALRYHGLETYRTRLIKQIDQD; encoded by the coding sequence ATGGATGAACAAATTGTAGTTAAAGAAGCTAGTATTGAAGATTCATCACAAATACATAATCTATGGAAAAAATTATCTTATGATCATTTCAAAAAGGATGAATACTTAGATAAAGAGATAAATATAGATCATGTCACACAAGCAATGTATGAGGATATAATAAAAAATCCCACTTGCAAGATTTTTGCAGCATTTGATGAGGACAAAATTGTTGGTTACATAGAAACTTGGATTAAGCAGCCTGGAGATGATTTTTATATAGATAAATATGCTTACATATTACACTGCTATATAGATAAAGAATCTAGAGGATTAAAGATTGCAAATAAGTTATATTATGCAATGGAAAACTTCGTAAAAAAACAGGGAATTAAATATATACATGCAGATGTTTATGAGCATAATAAGAAATTCAAAAATGCACTTAGATATCATGGATTAGAGACATATAGAACAAGATTAATAAAACAAATAGATCAAGATTAG
- a CDS encoding Clo7bot family Cys-rich peptide, with product MKYIVKPKGKYTQGYCLSCSTQCNNNCSNQSPCFYLAHVNKLK from the coding sequence ATGAAATACATAGTAAAGCCTAAAGGCAAATATACACAAGGGTATTGTCTATCATGCTCAACTCAATGCAATAATAATTGTTCTAATCAAAGTCCTTGTTTTTATTTAGCACATGTAAATAAGTTGAAATAA
- a CDS encoding Clo7bot family Cys-rich peptide: protein MKYIVKPKGKYTQGYCLSCSTQCNNQCSNQSPCFYNAFNKK from the coding sequence ATGAAATACATAGTAAAGCCTAAAGGAAAATATACACAAGGATACTGCTTATCATGTTCGACTCAATGTAATAATCAATGTAGTAATCAAAGTCCTTGTTTTTACAATGCTTTCAATAAGAAATAA
- the trmB gene encoding tRNA (guanosine(46)-N7)-methyltransferase TrmB, which yields MRRRKVKGADEKLLSYDKQVIKNPVDFKGKWSQKFNNDNPIYIEVGTGRGKFLTTLAKENPDINFIAMEIKEEVLLKAVQKADEGELNNILFIWGNVNNILEYFEDKEISRLFINFCDPWPKKRWAKRRLTHSNFLDMYNKILTDDGEIHFKTDNEKLFEFSLNQISEYGLKLQNVSLDLANSEFEGNVTTEYEDKFMNLGMKIYRCEGKKR from the coding sequence ATGAGAAGAAGAAAAGTAAAAGGCGCAGATGAAAAATTATTATCATACGATAAGCAAGTGATAAAAAATCCAGTTGATTTTAAAGGAAAATGGTCACAAAAATTCAATAATGACAATCCTATATACATAGAGGTTGGAACTGGAAGAGGAAAATTTTTAACTACTTTGGCAAAAGAAAATCCTGATATAAATTTTATAGCAATGGAGATAAAAGAAGAAGTTTTATTAAAAGCTGTTCAAAAAGCTGATGAAGGTGAATTAAATAATATTCTTTTTATATGGGGAAATGTAAATAACATATTAGAATATTTTGAGGATAAAGAGATAAGCAGATTATTCATAAACTTTTGTGATCCTTGGCCTAAAAAGAGATGGGCTAAAAGAAGACTTACTCATAGCAATTTTTTAGATATGTATAATAAAATACTTACTGATGATGGTGAGATACACTTTAAAACTGATAATGAAAAGTTATTTGAATTCTCACTTAATCAAATATCTGAATATGGTCTTAAGCTGCAGAATGTTTCTCTTGATTTAGCAAATAGTGAATTTGAAGGAAATGTTACAACTGAGTATGAAGATAAGTTTATGAATTTAGGTATGAAGATATATAGATGTGAAGGAAAAAAGAGGTAG
- the brnQ gene encoding branched-chain amino acid transport system II carrier protein, protein MKRTKETKDFFVVGLALFAMFFGAGNLIFPPALGLASGKSWAACLIGFILTGVGMPLLGVLAVSKAGGTINDLAGKVNPTFSKILGTIIVLAIGPLLAIPRTGATVYELGVKPIIPDVSPVLVSIIYFGITLFFVIKPSGIIDKIGKILTPILLVIIFSIIIKGITSPIGTSVDTGLRNSFSVGFTEGYQTMDALTSIVFGGIILISLAEKGYERKKDQIRVTMKAGLVAGTGLVFVYGGLLFLGATGSGIFSADIARTDLVVGITERILGNFGKFGISLAASVACLTTAIGLVATVGTYFEELTKGKLSYRIIVISTVIISAVFANAGVENIVKFAVPLLATVYPVAIVLILVSVFDDFIKSEKAYLGAVCGALFVSVFDGLSAMGVNTAFIGDFIKMLPLASAGFAWVLPAILGIFITTFLYKNETNSVQ, encoded by the coding sequence ATGAAGAGAACAAAAGAAACTAAGGACTTTTTTGTAGTTGGACTTGCTCTTTTTGCAATGTTCTTTGGAGCTGGAAACCTTATTTTTCCACCAGCTCTTGGTCTTGCATCTGGAAAGAGTTGGGCTGCTTGTTTAATAGGGTTTATTCTTACTGGAGTAGGAATGCCTTTGCTTGGAGTATTAGCTGTTTCAAAGGCTGGGGGTACTATAAATGATCTTGCGGGTAAGGTTAACCCTACATTTAGTAAAATACTTGGAACAATAATAGTACTTGCAATAGGACCACTTCTTGCTATACCAAGAACAGGAGCTACAGTTTATGAACTTGGAGTAAAACCAATTATACCGGACGTAAGTCCTGTATTAGTATCAATAATATATTTTGGTATAACTCTTTTCTTTGTAATAAAACCGTCTGGTATTATTGATAAGATAGGGAAAATACTTACTCCTATATTATTAGTTATAATCTTTAGTATAATAATAAAAGGAATAACTTCACCAATAGGAACTTCTGTTGATACTGGTTTAAGAAATTCTTTTTCTGTAGGGTTTACTGAAGGATATCAAACTATGGATGCACTTACATCAATAGTATTTGGAGGAATAATATTAATTTCTCTTGCTGAAAAAGGATATGAGAGAAAGAAAGATCAAATTAGAGTTACGATGAAAGCTGGACTTGTTGCTGGAACAGGACTTGTATTTGTATATGGAGGACTACTTTTCCTTGGTGCAACTGGAAGTGGAATTTTTTCAGCTGATATAGCAAGAACAGATCTTGTGGTTGGAATAACAGAACGTATACTTGGTAACTTTGGAAAATTTGGAATATCTTTAGCTGCTTCAGTTGCATGTCTTACAACAGCAATTGGACTTGTTGCAACGGTAGGGACTTATTTTGAAGAACTTACTAAAGGAAAACTTTCATATAGAATAATAGTTATATCAACAGTAATAATAAGTGCAGTTTTTGCAAATGCAGGAGTTGAAAATATAGTTAAATTTGCAGTTCCTCTTCTTGCTACAGTTTATCCTGTTGCGATTGTACTCATACTTGTGAGTGTATTTGATGATTTTATAAAAAGTGAGAAAGCATATCTGGGAGCCGTTTGTGGTGCTTTATTTGTAAGTGTTTTTGATGGACTTTCTGCAATGGGAGTAAATACTGCATTTATAGGAGATTTTATAAAAATGCTCCCACTTGCAAGTGCAGGATTTGCATGGGTTCTTCCCGCTATTTTAGGAATCTTTATAACTACATTTTTATATAAAAACGAAACAAATTCCGTTCAATAA
- a CDS encoding DUF554 domain-containing protein translates to MLGSFANGLAVLIGSLIGLLFKKGIGENYKKILMDSMGLCIFLIGIMGATKAQNILLLIVSLAIGSVIGEYLKIEENLDKLGDFIESKLVKKKGSIAKGFVTATLVFCIGSMAIIGALESGLNGNHQTLFAKSIVDGILSIIFASTFGLGVLFSSISVFLYEGFIAVAASSVKMFLVDSVVSDISSVGGVLIIAIGLNVLDIKKIKVGNMLPAIFIPLIFFILKLMYFKVIH, encoded by the coding sequence ATGTTGGGAAGTTTCGCAAATGGATTGGCAGTATTAATAGGGAGTTTAATAGGCCTTTTATTTAAAAAAGGTATCGGTGAAAATTACAAGAAAATACTCATGGACTCTATGGGGTTATGCATATTCTTAATAGGAATTATGGGAGCTACAAAAGCTCAAAATATATTACTTCTTATAGTTAGCTTGGCAATAGGTAGTGTTATTGGGGAATATCTAAAAATCGAAGAAAACTTGGACAAGTTAGGCGATTTTATAGAAAGTAAATTAGTAAAGAAAAAGGGAAGTATTGCAAAAGGATTTGTAACCGCTACACTAGTATTTTGTATAGGTTCCATGGCAATCATAGGTGCCCTAGAAAGTGGTTTAAACGGAAACCACCAAACTCTTTTCGCTAAATCAATAGTAGATGGAATACTATCTATAATATTTGCATCAACATTTGGACTAGGAGTTTTATTCTCATCAATCTCAGTTTTCTTATACGAAGGTTTTATAGCAGTTGCAGCATCTTCTGTAAAGATGTTTTTAGTAGACAGCGTTGTAAGCGATATATCATCAGTTGGTGGAGTCCTTATTATAGCAATAGGTCTTAATGTCCTAGATATAAAAAAAATAAAGGTAGGAAATATGCTCCCAGCAATATTCATACCCTTAATTTTTTTCATACTAAAACTTATGTATTTCAAGGTAATTCACTAA
- a CDS encoding Clo7bot family Cys-rich peptide: MRYIIKPKMKYTQGYCLTCSTQCNVLALNLK, encoded by the coding sequence GTGAGATATATAATAAAGCCTAAAATGAAATATACACAAGGATATTGTTTAACATGCTCAACTCAATGTAATGTACTTGCTTTAAATTTAAAATAA
- a CDS encoding response regulator transcription factor, with protein sequence MTNNKLIYVVDDEKHIRELLKNYLEKEGYNVCTYNDGLQALNAFHIHPCDMLIIDVMMPNMDGFSLCKSVRSVSDIPIIIISAKNDEIDRILGLEFGSDDYIAKPFSPRELVVRVRNMFRRLNPLPTPNNSLDILSYKDIRIFQKNRSLFINDDEIKLTYKEFELINLLLNNLNIAFSREKIIENIWGYDYIGDTRQVDDLVKRVRKKLLLNNSEVKIDTIWGYGYKINK encoded by the coding sequence GTGACCAATAATAAATTAATTTACGTTGTAGATGATGAAAAACACATTCGAGAATTATTAAAAAATTATCTAGAAAAAGAAGGATACAATGTTTGTACATACAATGATGGTCTACAGGCCTTAAACGCATTCCATATTCACCCATGCGATATGCTTATTATAGATGTTATGATGCCTAATATGGATGGATTTAGTTTGTGCAAAAGTGTAAGATCAGTTAGCGATATTCCTATAATAATAATTTCTGCTAAAAATGATGAAATAGATAGAATATTAGGTCTTGAGTTTGGAAGTGACGATTATATAGCTAAACCATTTAGCCCTAGAGAATTAGTTGTAAGAGTCAGAAATATGTTTAGAAGATTAAATCCACTCCCTACTCCTAATAATAGTCTTGATATTCTCTCATACAAAGATATCCGTATTTTTCAAAAAAATAGATCCTTATTTATAAACGATGATGAAATCAAATTAACTTATAAAGAATTTGAATTAATTAATCTTCTTTTAAATAATTTGAATATCGCTTTTTCTCGCGAAAAAATAATAGAAAACATTTGGGGATATGATTATATAGGTGATACCAGACAGGTAGATGATTTGGTTAAAAGAGTTAGAAAAAAGCTTCTTTTAAATAATTCTGAAGTTAAAATAGATACCATATGGGGATATGGATACAAAATAAATAAGTAG
- a CDS encoding sensor histidine kinase, with protein sequence MKKTISSKLIRLNMSLVIFALFLMSFMSMFFIQNYLEKQLIKDLISESRLIQRISQNESTGKRGINKESLKSNLDSNYKIYKREFESQSIIFANRNGSYQPIFYSSKRNVLDNESIEFIIKNVENHKYNFKFTSNKVEYLAVARNTKNISSNNRTSHGFILTYISNNTTTEIIKGISKILFFSMILSACICIFVIFFASRKITDPIIKLTNLAKEISNRNFNSTFSIDTGDELESLSNSINKMACNIKDYDTNQKHFFQNISHELKTPLMSIQGYAEGVRDNVFDDNEKPLNIIIDESNRVKKYVEDIIFLSRLEMLDISFEYKFCSLNEIIISSIEKIESIAILRDIDIIYNPSEDIHLNIDKDKFIQALINLLSNCLKYTKDTVGVDTIKTNNCYKIKIWDNGNGFNKDDLNKMFNRFYKGEKEGSGIGMSIVQKIIDNHNGTISASNRDNGGAEFTIKIPIN encoded by the coding sequence ATGAAAAAAACAATTTCAAGTAAGCTTATAAGATTAAATATGTCCTTAGTTATATTCGCACTTTTTCTTATGTCCTTTATGTCTATGTTCTTTATACAAAATTATCTTGAGAAGCAGTTGATAAAAGACCTTATATCAGAAAGTAGGCTTATTCAAAGAATTTCTCAAAATGAATCAACGGGCAAAAGAGGAATAAATAAAGAATCATTAAAATCAAACTTAGATTCTAACTATAAGATATATAAACGAGAATTTGAAAGTCAAAGTATTATATTTGCTAATAGAAACGGTTCTTACCAACCTATATTTTATTCATCTAAACGCAATGTATTAGACAATGAATCTATAGAATTTATAATAAAAAATGTTGAAAATCATAAGTATAATTTTAAATTTACATCAAATAAAGTTGAATATTTGGCTGTAGCAAGAAATACTAAAAATATATCTTCCAATAATAGAACTTCCCATGGATTTATATTAACTTATATTTCAAATAATACTACTACTGAGATAATAAAAGGTATATCAAAAATACTGTTCTTTTCTATGATATTATCAGCCTGCATATGTATATTCGTTATATTTTTTGCATCAAGAAAAATCACAGACCCTATAATTAAATTAACTAATTTAGCAAAAGAAATATCAAATAGGAATTTCAACTCCACTTTTTCTATAGATACTGGAGACGAATTAGAGAGCTTAAGTAATTCTATAAATAAAATGGCTTGTAATATAAAAGATTATGATACTAATCAGAAACATTTCTTTCAGAATATATCTCATGAGCTAAAAACACCTTTAATGTCTATACAAGGATATGCCGAAGGGGTTAGAGACAATGTTTTTGATGATAACGAAAAGCCTCTAAATATAATAATAGATGAGAGTAATAGAGTAAAAAAATATGTTGAAGATATTATATTCTTATCTAGGCTTGAAATGCTAGATATATCATTTGAATACAAGTTTTGTAGTCTTAATGAAATTATAATAAGTTCTATTGAAAAAATAGAGAGTATAGCTATATTGAGAGATATAGATATTATTTATAATCCAAGTGAAGACATTCATTTGAATATAGATAAAGATAAATTCATACAAGCTTTAATAAATCTTTTATCTAATTGTCTTAAATACACTAAAGATACAGTAGGTGTAGATACTATAAAGACAAATAATTGTTATAAAATAAAAATATGGGATAATGGAAATGGCTTTAATAAAGATGATTTGAATAAAATGTTCAATAGATTCTATAAAGGTGAAAAAGAAGGTAGTGGAATTGGTATGTCTATTGTTCAGAAAATAATAGACAATCATAATGGAACTATATCTGCTAGTAATAGAGATAATGGTGGAGCTGAATTCACAATAAAGATTCCCATTAATTAA
- a CDS encoding peroxiredoxin → MIKIGSPAPDFTLPSTTDKDISLKDLRGKYVVLFFYPLDFTPVUGTEVPEFNRMLKKFEGLNSTVLGVNTDSIPTHKAWIKSLGGIDYPLLADYDKKLAKEYGVFLDEAGGISLRGTFIIDPDGILQYYSINNTSVGRNVMEFLRVLKALQTRKACPVNWDEGQDTL, encoded by the coding sequence ATGATTAAAATTGGTTCGCCTGCACCTGATTTTACATTACCTAGCACCACTGATAAAGACATTTCGTTAAAAGATTTAAGAGGAAAATATGTTGTTTTATTTTTCTATCCACTTGACTTTACACCTGTCTGAGGTACTGAAGTACCTGAGTTTAATCGTATGTTAAAGAAATTTGAAGGATTAAACTCTACTGTATTAGGTGTTAATACAGATAGTATACCTACACATAAAGCTTGGATTAAGAGTTTAGGCGGAATTGATTATCCACTATTAGCTGACTATGATAAAAAATTAGCTAAAGAATATGGTGTATTCTTAGATGAAGCTGGTGGTATTTCATTAAGAGGAACTTTCATAATAGATCCTGATGGTATTTTACAATACTATTCTATAAATAACACTTCAGTTGGAAGAAATGTTATGGAATTCCTTAGAGTTCTTAAAGCATTACAGACTCGTAAAGCTTGTCCTGTAAACTGGGATGAAGGTCAAGATACATTATAG
- a CDS encoding diguanylate cyclase, which produces MLKTDSSSIKKILLKSMLFFIIIITVIIEGNNIIRQYRNFLKESEILKIEYIKDQKKLLKTQIDRVFEYIEFEQNNTYELLRKNTQYTDVEIEEIIKQRIIKFISNIHFGDNNEQYMFILTYDGLELGNGKYPEITGKNIWDMKDVNGVKVNQRLIKMARESEHGVYITQKWIKDTDKLDHDKLYYAEAVPEWEWVIGSGIYVEDINENIKKNEAILKNAFKKEIKTVTILMIVIMLILLLYLKKINYRINKKIEFVVDFFERASEERIYIDIEKLRYIELKKMAISVNAMIKDRYDIQNKINQINIRLKDISITDGLTGLYNHRHIYILLKKEIEKACVLKRDLSIIMFDIDHFKKVNDKYGHQFGDDVLVEISNYIKQYIGKDGFVGRYGGEEFLIVLPNSDIENAYKKAENIRKGIKEIEFENENLILTISGGIVQFKQESCKGIVNRADKLLYKAKENGRDRIERGT; this is translated from the coding sequence ATGTTAAAGACAGACAGTTCTAGCATAAAAAAAATTTTACTTAAAAGTATGTTGTTTTTTATTATTATAATTACAGTTATAATAGAAGGCAACAATATTATTAGGCAGTATAGAAATTTTTTAAAAGAAAGTGAAATTTTGAAAATAGAGTATATAAAAGATCAAAAAAAATTATTAAAAACTCAAATAGATAGAGTATTTGAATACATAGAGTTTGAACAAAATAATACATATGAATTACTAAGAAAAAATACCCAATATACAGATGTAGAAATAGAAGAAATTATAAAACAAAGAATTATAAAATTTATATCAAACATCCATTTTGGAGATAATAACGAACAATATATGTTTATACTCACTTATGATGGACTTGAACTTGGAAATGGTAAATATCCAGAGATAACAGGTAAAAATATATGGGATATGAAGGATGTCAATGGAGTTAAAGTTAACCAAAGACTTATAAAAATGGCTAGAGAAAGTGAGCATGGAGTATATATAACTCAAAAATGGATAAAGGATACGGATAAATTAGATCATGATAAACTGTATTATGCAGAGGCTGTTCCGGAGTGGGAGTGGGTTATAGGCTCAGGTATATATGTAGAAGATATAAATGAAAATATAAAAAAGAATGAAGCTATATTAAAAAATGCATTTAAAAAGGAAATTAAAACAGTTACAATACTTATGATTGTAATAATGTTAATTTTACTTTTATATCTTAAAAAAATAAATTATAGAATAAACAAAAAAATAGAATTTGTAGTAGATTTCTTCGAAAGAGCTTCAGAAGAAAGAATATACATAGATATAGAGAAGTTAAGGTATATAGAATTAAAAAAGATGGCTATATCTGTTAATGCTATGATAAAAGACAGATATGATATACAAAATAAAATAAATCAGATTAATATACGACTTAAAGATATTAGTATAACAGATGGACTAACAGGACTTTATAATCATAGGCATATATATATATTATTGAAGAAAGAGATAGAAAAAGCCTGTGTTTTAAAACGTGATTTATCTATAATAATGTTTGATATAGATCATTTTAAAAAAGTAAATGATAAATATGGTCATCAATTTGGAGATGATGTTTTAGTTGAAATATCTAATTATATTAAGCAATATATTGGTAAAGATGGATTTGTTGGAAGATATGGTGGAGAAGAATTTTTGATAGTATTACCGAACTCAGATATAGAAAATGCATACAAAAAGGCAGAAAATATAAGAAAAGGAATAAAAGAGATTGAATTTGAAAATGAAAATCTTATACTTACAATAAGTGGAGGAATTGTTCAGTTTAAACAAGAGTCTTGCAAGGGCATAGTAAATAGAGCAGATAAGCTTCTATACAAAGCAAAAGAAAATGGAAGAGATAGAATAGAAAGAGGGACATAA